The DNA segment GGCGCGGTGAGCAACTGGAACAGGACGACGAGCAGCAGCATCGGCGCGTAGCGCAGAGGCATCTGCACGGCGGTTCCCACCAGGATGAGCATCAGGCCGAGCGTCTGGGCCTTGGCGGCCGCGTGCAGGCGGCTGCCGATGTCCGGGAAGCGGAGCAGGCCCACGGAGCCGAGCAGGCAGAAGATCGCGCCGGCCGGGAGCAGGACGGCGGTGATCACGTCGGACACCGCGGTCACCGCAGGCCTGCCCGCTTCTCGACCAGGTGGGCGGCCGTCACCGATCCGGTGAAGGCCAGCAGGGCGAGGACGACGAGCACGGGCAGGGGTGTGGTGTCCCCACGCAGGACCATGCCCACGGCGGCCCCGGCGATGATCATCGTCAGGAGGACGTCCAGCGCCACGATGCGGTTGAGCGCGTCCGGACCTCGCACGAGACGCAGCAGGGTCAGCAGGCCGGCCACTGACACCACGGCCAGGGTGGCGGTGTACACGACGGTCATGGGGTTCTGCCTCCTTGATCAGGGTGGTCGGGAGGACCGGGACGGTCGGACGGCCCTGGGCCGACGGCGGGCCCGGAACCGCCGCCGGGGCCGGGGCCGGTGGCAGGCTCAGGGCCGGTGGCAGGCTCAGGGCCGGTGCCAGGCCCGAGGTCGCTGGAGGCCCCAGGGGTGGTGGCAGGCCCTGAGCCGCCGGCAGGCCCCGGGCCGGGAACCGGCCCCGGGCCGGTATCAGACCCGGAGCCAGACCCGGAGCCAGACCCGGAGCCAGACCGGGTGCCAGACCCGGGGCCAGGACTGGGGCCAGACCCGGGGCCAGGACTGGGACCGGGCCCGGCGGAAGGCCCGGAGGTGTCGTCGTCACCCGTCGCTCCGCGTCGTCGGCCGTGGCCGACCGCCCGCGCCACTCTGTGCTCCACGGTCTGCACCAACTTCCTGCGGCGGGCGAGGTCGGTTTCGTCGCGGACCGGGAGCGTGTGGACGTACAGCCGCTGCCGGCGCCGGTCGATCTCCACCACCAGGGTGCCGGGGGAGATCGTCGTGAGTTCGGCCACCGCGGTGATCAGGAGGTCGCTGTCGACGTGCAGCGGGACCTCGATGATCGCCGCGGACGTCTTCCCTCCGTATCTCAGGACCTGCCAGGCGACGGTGACCCCGGACCCGACGAGATCCTTCAGCAGGTCGACCAGCAGGCGCGCGATCTGCAGCGGCCGGGGCACGGCTCCCGGCAGGACCGGCGGCAGGCGGAAGGACCCGACGACGGTCACGGCGACGAGCAGACCTCCGAGGAGGACCAGCGGGCCGACGGAACCCCACAGCACGATCCACAGCAACCACAGCCACCCCATCATGGGCAGGCGGCGCAGGACTCGGCGGGCGTACTCCCGGCGGGTCAACGGCCCTCCTCGGTCATGACGGCGGAGCGGTACTCCCGCGGGTCGAGCAGTTCGTGTGCGGCTCGTTCGCCGACGCGGGCGAGCGGACCCGCGCAGACGGCGACCGCGACACTGGTGGCCACCATGACGACGGTGGCGGCGGTCATCAGTCCGGTCCCGCGCCGGACGGCGCGGCGCTCCGGGCGGAGGGCGGTGCCGGGGGCCGGCTTCCCCGGCGGTGGCTCGTCGTGGCGGTCCGGGTGCGGGTCCTGCCGCATGAAGGCCCTGGTCCAGACCCGGGTCATCGCGTAGAGCGTCAGCAGGCTGGTGAGCAGGGCGGTCGCAGCCAGGGCGTACGCCGCGGTACCGCCCTGCCACGCACCGGCCCGCAGCAGGGTCAGCTTGGCCACGAACCCGGAGAACGGCGGGATCCCGGCCAGGCTCAGGGCGGGGAGGGCGAACAGCGCGGCGACCAGCGGCCTCGGGGGCGGCCCCTGTGCCATGCGCCTCATGCCTGTTGTCCCCGCGTGGCGCACGGCGAGGGAGGCGGCGAGGAAGAGCGCCGCCTGGACGATGATGTGGTGGACGATGTAGAGGACGGTGCCGGTGAGTCCGAGCGTGTCGAACAGCGCGAGACCGAACAGCATGAAGCCGATGTGGCTGACGAGGGTGAAGGACAGCAGCCGGTTGATGTCGTCCTGGGCCAGCGCGCCGAGGATGCCCACGATCATGGCGGCGATCGCCACACAGGCCAGCAGGGTCCACACGCTGGAGCGCGGAAAGAGCAGGGTCTGGGTGCGCAGCAGGGCGTAGACGGCGACCTTGGTCAGCAGGGCGGCGAACACGGCGGTGATCGGCGCCGGTGCGGTGGGGTAGCTGTCGGGCAGCCAGAAGTGCAGGGGGACGATCGCCGCCTTGATGCCCAGGACGGCCAGGAGCAGCAGGGCGAGTGCGCCACGCAGGCCGTCGGGGAGTTCGGCGAGCCGCGGTCCGAGCTGGGCCAGGGTGACCGTGCCGACGGCCGCGTACACCAGGCCGACAAAGGTGAGGAACAGCAGGGAGGACGTCAGGCTGGTGATCATGTAGGTCATACCGGCGCGGGTGCGGTTTCCGTCGGCGTCCAGGGTGATCAGGACGTAGGACGCGGCGAGCAGCACTTCGAAGGCGACGAAGAGGTTGAACAGGTCACCGGTGAGAAAGGCCAGGCTCACTCCGCTGACGAGCATCAGGTAGGCGGGATGGAAGACCTCCGCCGAACTCCGGCGTTTCTCCGCGGTGCCCTGGCCGATGGCGAAGAGCAGCACGGCCAGGGTCACCAGGAGCGACACGGCGAGCAGGAGCGCCGACAACCGGTCGGCGACGAGCGTGATGCCCAGCGGGGCCGGCCAGCCGCCGACGTGCACGGCCTGCGGGCCGCGGGTGTCGACGAGGACGAGCAGAGCGACGGCGTCCGCCAGTACACAGGCCAGTACGAGGGTGCTCATGGGGCGGGTCACCCGGACGGGCAGTCCGAGCAGGGCCGTGGCGGCGCCCAGGATCGGCAGCACCACGGGCACGGCGAGCAGCAGTGCGGTCATCGGTGTTCCCCCGGGGCGGTGCCGTGGTCGCGGTGGTCCGGCCAGTCGCCGTCGGCATCGTCGCCGTCGACAGGGTCGTCGGTGTCGGTGTCGGCACGTCGCCGGGCGATGCGCCGGTCCTCCACGTCGTCACGCACCTCGTCGCTGCCGGACAGCCGCCAGGAACGGTAGGCGAGGACCATCAGGAACGCCGTGAGACCGAACGTGATCACGATCGACGTCAGCGCCATGGCCTGGGGCAGCGGATCGGCGGGCTCAGCCGGGTTCACCGGCTTCCCCTCCAGCACCGGGGGGCGGCCGGGGGTGCCGCCGGCGACCAGGAGCAGCACGTTGGTGCCGTGACCCAGGAGGATGAAGCCGAGGATGATCCGCATCAGGGACCGTTGCAGCATGAGGTGGAAGCCGATCGTGAACAGGCCGCCCACTACGAGGGCCATCGTCACGTCGAGCGTGTTCAGCGTGATGTCGCCCGCGCCGTTCACCGGGCGGATCCCTTCTCCTGCCGGTCCGCCGCCGCGCCGGCCACTTCGAGTGAGACACCCACTGCCGACAGGAGTTTGAGCACGACGCCGACCACGAGCAGGTAGACGCCCACGTCGAGGAACACGCTGGTCGCCCACTTCACCTCGCCCAGCAGCGGCAGGTGCCACGTCACCAGGTCGCTGTCCAGCGGCGTACCGCCGAAGGCCAGCGGCACCAACCCGACGACCGCCGCGGTCAACAGGCCCGTGCCCGCGACCGCGATCGGGCGCAGGCGTACGGCGGCGCCGAGGTCGGCCTGTCCGCCCACCAGGTACCGCAGGACGAACGCCAGCCCTGCCACCAGACCGCCGGAGAAGCCTCCGCCGGGGCGGTAGTGCCCGGAGAACAGCAGGAACAGCGAAAGCACCAGGATGGAGGGGAAGAGCAGCCGGGTGGCCACTTCCATCAGGACCGAGCGCTCGCCGCCGGGCCGTTCGCCCGCTCCCGGCAGCCAGGTCTGCCGGGGCTCGTCCCAGTGCGTCGTGGGGAACCGGGCCGGCGGCTCCTCGCCGGTCATCCATACCGCGCCGCGGTTGCGGAACCGGACCAGACTGCCGACTCCGACCGCCGCCACCAGCACGACCGAAATCTCGCCCAGCGTGTCCAGGGCCCGGAAGTCGACGATGATCGCGTTGACGACGTTGTAGGCACCCGTCTCCGACGCCCGGCGCAGGTACTCGGGTGAGATCGCCGGGGCCGTACGCGCGGCGGACGTCGCCAGCGCGAAGCAGGTGACGACGAGGCCGACCCCGACAGCCACCGCGCCCCGCAGCACGCGCCCCGGGGCCGCCGTCCGGCCGGGATCGAACCGGGTCGGCATGCGGCGCAGCACCAGCACCACGACGACCAGCGTCAACGTCTCGACCAGGAACTGGGTGAGCGCCAGGTCCGGGGCGCCCCGCACCAGGAACAGACCGGCCGCGCCGTATCCGACGGCCCCGGCCAGCAGCAGGGCGGCGAGCCGGTGCCGGGCGGCCACCACCGCCGCGGCGGCCGTCAGTATCACCACGGCCAGGACGGGTTCGAGCGGATACCGCCACAGCGGCGGTGACCCCAGCGAGGGGCCCGCGGCCACGAGTGCCGTGCCGGGCACGGCGACGACCGTCGCGAGCAGCACGGTCAGATAGACGGGCAGCGAGCCGACCTGGGTGTGCCGGGTCAGTGTCACGGACAGCCGGTCCACGCCCTCGGTCGCACGGTCGTACGCGTGCTGCACGTCGGGCAGGCGCGGCAGGCGGCCCGTCACGGCACCGCGGCGTTGCACCGCGTGGATCAGCAGACCGGTGACGAGCGACAGTGCGGACAGACCGAGCACGGGCGTGAACCCGTGCCACAGGGACAGTTCGTACGGACCGTCGGCTCCCGGCGGATAGGCGTCGGCGTAGGCGGTGGCGAGGGCCGCCGTACCGGTGTACGCCACGCCCAGCACCAGGCCCGCCGCGGACAGGACGGCCACCGGTGCGACGAATCCGGGTTCCGGGCTCCGTACGGAACGCGCCGCCTTCTCCGGCGGTCGCCGTCCGCCGAAGGCGCCGTGCAGGAACCGTGCCGCGAACGCCACGGTCAGCGCGGAGCCGCACACGAGCACCACCGTCAGCGGGTAGGGGGAGGCCAGTCCGGTGCCGTGCAGGAAGGCTTCCAGGGCGGCTTCCTTGCCCAGGAAACCTACGAGGGGCGGCAGGCCCGCCATCGACGCGGTGGCCAGTGCCGTGACCCAGAACAGCACGGGCAGCCGGCGTCCCAGTCCCGACAGCTCCCGGATGTCACGGGTGCCCGTGCTGTGGTCGACGACCCCGACGGACAGGAACAGCGCCGACTTGAACGCCGCGTGCGCCAGCAGCATCACCACCCCGGCCAGCGCCGCCGTCCGCGTTCCTGCGCCCAGCAGGGCGGTCAGCAGGCCGAGTTCGCTGACGGTCCCGTAGGCGAGGAGCAGTTTCAGGTCGGTCTCGCGCAGTGCCCGCCACGCGGCCACCACCATCGTGGCGAGTCCCACGCCGAGCACCATCGGCCGCCACGGGGCCACGTCGGCCAGGGCGGGCGCCAGCCGGGCCACCAGGTAGACCCCTGCCTTGACCATCGCCGCCGCGTGCAGGAAGGCACTGACCGGTGTGGGGGCGACCATCGCCGCGGGAAGCCAGCCGTGCAGCGGCATCTGCGCGGACTTGGCGAACGCGCCGACCAGGACGAGCACCACGGCGGCGGGGACCGCGCCGCCCCGCGGGGGGTCGGCGAGGATGGCGGAGACGCGGTACGTGCCGGCCGCCTCACCCAGCACGACGAAACCGAGCAGCATCGCCAGGCCGCCGGCCGCGGTCACCAGCAAGGCCTGACGGGCGGCGCGCCGCTGCTCCGCGCCCTCCCCCCGCCCCGCGATCAGCAGGAAGGAGGCGACCGTGGTCAACTCCCAGAAGACGTACAGCACGAAGAGGTTGTCCGCCAGCACCAGCCCGGTCATCGCCCCGGCGAAGGCCAGCAGCAGGGCGGCCAGCCGGCCGGCGTCGCGCTCGACGTAGTACCGGCAGTACAGGAGCACCATGGCTCCGACACCGGCCACCACCCACAGCATCAGGAGCGACAGGGCATCCAGACGCAGGTCGATCGTCAGGCCGAGCGACGGGGCCCAGGACAGGGACTCCCGGTACGCGCCGCCGTCCAGCACGCGGCCCGCCCGCGTGCCCGCCCAGACCACGGATGCCAACGGCACCAAGGCAGCCACGACCCACATCGCACGGCCGAGCCGCCTCTCCCACCACGGCATCGACGCTGCGGCCACCGCGTGGACGGCCAGCAGGACCAGCACTTCAGCACCAACTCCTTCGCGGGGGCCGACCGCTGACACGCGGTCGGCCCCCGCCCGAGCCCCGGGGACTGTGCCCCGGTTTGTCATTGATTGGGCACTCAGTGCTCTGTGTAGCAGGGAGAGCCGTCCGACGGAGCACCGCCGCGCCATACCTCACCGGCGGAAGCGCGGGCAGGGGCTTCGTGCTGCGGGCGATGTGCCGGGCGAGGGGGGAACCGGTCCTGCCGGCGTCGATGGCCCCGAGATGCATGCCGTTCTCTCCGTCCTGTGCCCGCGGCAGGTGCCGCTGCCGGCCGGAGGCACGGATAACCCGCCCAACGCACCGTCAAACCCGCGGCGGACTGCCGGGGTGGAACGGTCGGGGGTTCACGCCGCTCTCAGTACGCCGGGAGGGTCCGGGGGCCGAGGTCGTCGCGGGCGGGGGGCGGGGCCAGGCGTACGGAGGCGCCGAGGACGCTCACCCCGCGGGTGGCGACGACGACCGGCTCGAGGTCGGCCTCGACGACCTCGGGGTGGTCGTCGACCAGCCTCGACACCCTCAGCAGCAGCTCCTCCAGGGCGGGGGTGTCGACCGGGGCCGAGCCGCGCCAGCCGAACAGGAGGGGTGCGGTCCGGATCGACCTGACCAGGGAGGTCGCCTCCCGGTCGGTCACCGGGATCAGCCGGTGCGCCATGTCCCCGAGCAGTTGCGACGGGGGGCCGGCGAGCCCGAAGGAGAGCGCGGCCCCGGCGGCGGGATCGATCACCGCGCGGACGATGGTGTCGACACCGCGCGGTGCCATCCGCTGCACGACGAGGCGCAGTTCCTCGGGCGTGCCGAGCTGCTGCGTCAGCTCGGCGTAGGCCCGGCGCAGTTGCTCCTCGTCCACGATGTCCAGCCGTACACCGCCCAGGTCGGCGCGGTGCCTGAGGTGCGGGGCGGTCACCTTGAGGGCGACGGGCCGGCCGAGGGTCCGGGCGGCCTCGACTGCGGCGTCGGCGGTGGGGGCGGGGAGGGCGCGGTGGACGTGGATGCCGTAGGCGCCGAGCAGGGCGCAGGTCTCCTCGGGGCCGGGGGTGAGGCTCTCCCCGCGCGTGAGCTGCGCGTCGATGAGGGCGGCGGCGCTCCGCTCGTCGATGTCCTCGTACGCGGGGACCTTGCCGGGGTCGGCGGCGTCCCGGCGCCACTGGGCGTAGGCGACGGAGTGGGCGAGGGCCCGGACCGCTCGTTCGGCTGCGGGGTAGGCGGGGATGAGATGGGCGTCCTCGGGGAGACTCACGGGCGTGGACGGGGTGGCCGGGCCGGGGCTCCCGGGGGCGGCCGGTCCGGCGGCGGACGGCGCCCCGGGGGTGGCCGGGCGCTGACCGGCGGAGGGTGCGGAGCCGGGGTTCTGCGCCCCGGGGGGGTTCTCGGCGGCCGGAGTGGGCTGCGGGGCCGTGCCGGCCGCCGCCGAGAGGGCCTCGGCCAGGCCACCGAGTTCCACGTGGACCACCAGGACCGGCTTGGACGGCGTCGCGACGGCGGCCGAGCGCAGCGCCCCGGCGAGTGCCGCGTCGTCGGCCGGCGGCTCCCCCAGCGCGGGGATCGCGGTCACGACGACCGCGTCACAGGTGTCGTCGGCGAGCGCCAGGGACAGCGCGGCGTGGAAGTCCGCCGCCGACGCCCCGGTGGTGAGGTCCAGCGGGGGGTGCGGGCGCAGCCCCTCGGTGAGGCAGGCGTCGTAGGTGAGCAGGCCCAGGGACTCGGAGTTGCCCAGGATCGCCACGCGGGGGCCGGACGGCAGCGGCTGACGGGCGAGCAGGAGGCCCGCGTCGACCAGTTCCGTGATGGTGTCCACCCGGATGACCCCGGCCTGCCGCAGCAGCGCGGAGACGGTCGCGTGGGACAGTCGCGTCGCGCGTACGGCGTGGCCGCGGGGTCCGGAGCCGTGGCGGGCGCCCTGGACCACGACCAGCGGCTTCGCGGCGGCGGTCCGGCGGGCGAGACGGGTGAACTTGCGGGGGTTGCCGATGGATTCCAGGTACATCAGGACGACATCGGTGTCGGGGTCGTCGTCCCAGTACTGCAGGACGTCGTTGCCGGAGACGTCGGCCCGGTTGCCGGAGGACACGAAGGTGGACACGCCCGTGACACCGGTGACGCCCCCGCCACGCCGGTGCAGCCGCGACAGCAGGGCGATGCCGATGGCTCCGGACTGGGCGAACAGGCCGATGCGGCCGGAGCGCGGCGTCTGCGGTGCGAGCGAGGCGTTCAGGCGTACGTCCGGGGAGGTGTTGATGACGCCGAACGCGTTCGGCCCGACGATCCGCATGCCGTACGAACGGGCCTGGCGGACGAGGGCGCGCTGGCGCTCCCGGCCGTCGGGGCCCGCGTCGGCGTACCCGGCGCTCACAACGACGAGCCCCTGCACACCGTGTTCGCCGCATTCGGCGACGACCTCGGGGACGTGTCCGGCGGGCACCGCGACGACGGCGAGGTCGACCGGGCCGTCGATCTCCCGCACCGAGCGGTGGGCGGGCACCCCGGCGGCTCCGTCGAGTTCCTTCTGCTCCGGCGGCAGGGCCTTGTTCACGGCGTACAGGCGGCCGGTGTATCCGGCCGCCCGGATGTTGTCGAGGAGGCCTCGGCCCACGCCGCCGGGCGCGCGGCCGGCGCCTATGACGACGACCGAGCCCGGGGCGAGCAGCCGCCGCACCGAGCGGGCCTCTGCGCGCTGCTCGCGCGCCTGCTGCACGGCCAGGGAACGGTCCGTGGGTTCGAGGCCGAACTCCAGACGGACGACGCCGTCCTCGAAGCTGCGCTTCTGGGTGTATCCGGCGTCCGTGAACACCTTGATCATCTTACTGTTGGCCGGCAGCACCTCGGCGGCGAACCGGCGGATGCCGCGCTCCCGCGCGACGGCGGCGATGTGCTCGAGCAGGGCGGAGGCGATGCCCCGGCCCTGGTGGGCGTCCTGCACGAGGAAGGCGACCTCGGCCTCGTCGGCCGGCCCGGACGCGGGAGCCCCGTCGGGGCCGATCCGGTCATAGCGTACGGTGGCGATGAACTCGCCGCCCACGGTGGCTGCGAGCCCCACCCGGTCCACGAAGTCGTGGTGCGTGAAGCGGTGCACGTCCTTGGCGGACAGGCGGGGGTAGGGCGCGAAGAAGCGGTAGTACTTCGACTCGTCCGACACCTGCTCGTAGAAGCTGACCAGGCGCTCGGCGTCGTCGACGGTGATGGGGCGGACCCGCGCGGTGCCGCCGTCGCGCAGCACCACGTCGGCCTCCCAGTGGGCGGGATACTCGTGCCGGTCCGACGAGGTCTGCATGGGCCCCAGAATACGGCTCGCGTACGACAACGGCGCGAGGCAGTCTGTGGGGGCACGCACCGGACCGAGGCCGCGGTCCGGTGCCGCCGGGGAGTGGGAGCGAGTGCCCTTCCCCGGCTTGCTTCACGATATGGAAAACTGGTCTAGACAACATGAACTCCGAAGGGCAGCAACACATGGCTGAGCGCCGCGTCAACGTTGGCTGGGCCGAGGGCCTCCATGCCCGCCCCGCCTCCATCTTCGTCCGATCCGCCACGGCGACAGGCGTCCCGGTGACGATCGCCAAGGCCGGCGGCAACCCCGTCAACGCGGCCTCCATGCTGGCCGTTCTGGGTCTGGGCGCCCAGGGGGGCGAGGAGATCGTCCTCGCCTCCGACGCCGAGGGGGCCGACGCCGCCCTCGACCGGCTGGCGAAGCTGGTCTCCGAAGGGCTCGAGGAACTCCCCGAGACCGTGTGAAACACCCGGCAGCGGACAGAGCCGCGTCACCCCTTGCGGGCGACGCGGCTCCGTTGTTTTCCGTGATCTCCGGTTCACCTGCCCGCCGGTTTCCCCGCGCACCGCTCCCCCACACGCAATCCCGCGCTCACGAAAAATGGCAGGCGGATTCCACTTCCGCCGAATTACATTCTCTTGTATACGGTCTTTGTGTTAATGCCGGAGACTCGGTGTGTTTACGGGGTGTTGCGAGTTCCTCACGCGCTCGGGGCGGGCCGTCCGGTCGGCCCTCGCGGTGAAGCGCAGCCGGTGGGCGGCGGTGGCGCGCTCGGTGTGCAGTGCCATGACCGCACGCGCGCGCTCACCGTCACCGCGCACCACGGCGTCGACGATCGCGCCGTGCTCCGCCCAGCACTCCATGGGATCCCTCGTCCCGCGCACCTCGTACATCCAGCCGATCTTGTGCCGGAACTGGATCAGCGTCGACGTCAGCGCCGGACTGCCGGACGCCTGGGCGAGCGTCTCGTGGAACCAGCCGCCCAGTGAGCGCAGGTCGTCGCTGCTGCCCTGCCGGGCCCGCTCCTGGCCCAGCCGGACCAGGCCGCGCAGCACCTTCAGATGGGCCTCGGTGCGGCGCTGCGCGGCACGCAGGGCACCGAGCGGCTCCAGCAGCAGCCGCATCTCCAGCAGGTCGGCGGCCTCCTGCTCGGTGGGTTCCGCGACGCACGCGCCCGCGTGCCGCCGGGTGACCACGAAGCCCTCGGCCTCCAGGGTGCGCAGGGCCTCCCGGACGGGGACGCGCGAGACACCGTAGCGGCGGGCGAGGAGCTCCTCGGTCAGCCGGCCGCCACGCTCGTAGACACCCGAGACGATGTCGTCCCGGATCGCCGTGCACACCGAGTGCGCCGGAATACGCATGACCGACCTCCGAATTAATCCCCGCATAACGTCAACGGGTGACACCTGCTCCGTGACTCTATTGCAACGCGCGGGAATTTCCGACGGCGGACCGGGAATCATGTCCATTTTTTGGACAACGGGCAGCCGGAAACGCCGAAAGCCCCGACTCGGAGAGCCGAGCCGGGGCCGTTCCACGGAAAACGGGCACCTGGGGCGTCAGGTGATCACGCGGACATCGAGGTGTACACGGAGGTCAGGGAGACGCGCCCCCGGTCAGACGTTCGCGCCGTGAGCACGGAGGTACGCGACGGGGTCGATGTCGGAGCCGTACTCGGCGGTGGTGCGGGCCTCGAAGTGCAGATGCGCGCCGGTGACGTTGCCGGTGGCGCCGGAGACGCCGATCTGCTGGCCCGGGGTGACCTGCTGGCCCACCGAGACACCGACGGACGACAGATGGCCGTACTGGGTGTACGTGCCGTCGTGCATCTTGATCACGACCTGGTTGCCGTAGGCGCCGCCCCAGCCGGCCTCGACGACGGTGCCCATACCGACCGAGAGCACGGGGGTACCGCTCGCGGCGTGGAAGTCGACACCGGTGTGGGTGCCGGAGGACCAGACGGCACCGCCGGACAGGTAGCCGGTCGAGACGTAGGAGCCCGCGATCGGGGACACGAAGGTGTTGAGACGCTTGCGCTCGGCCTCACGCGCGGCGCGTTCCTCGGCCTCACGGGCCTTGGCGGCCGCCTCGGCCGCCTTCTCCCTGGCCGCCTCCTCGGCGGCTACGCGCGCGGCGGCCTGGGCCGCCTCGCGTGCGGCCTCGTGCTGGGCGGAGGCCTGGGCGTCGACCCTGGCGGCGACCTCGTCGCCCATGGTGACCACGGGGGTCAGGCCGGTCTGTGCGGCGGGTTCGGCGGCGAGCGCCGGAGCGGAGAGGGAGCCGATGACACCGGTGCTGGTGAGAGCCGCGACGCCCGCCGCCTTGGCGGTGCCGCGATGCACACGGCTGGGACGACGGTGCTTCCCGGTGGCGCGGGTGAACGCCATGTACAGGGTGGTCCTTTCCTTCCTTCTCGCCTACCGGGTTAGCTGACGGGTTCGGAGCAGGAAGGTCTCCTACGGACCCCCTCGCGACACGCGCGGGCGTCCGATTCACCCCAGGGACTGCTGATGGGTCCCCGGCTCCCCTGGTTCGCACCGTACGGGGACTCGGCGATGACTGTCCGGTGCCGCGGGTGCGGCGCACTGCCCGACGAACAGACCGCCTGACGCTAAGCGGGACGTCTTTCAATTCCCAAACGAATCCCGGTTTTTGTAGCACATCCCACAGGTCATACAGGTACCTCCCATCCCAATTCGGACACAAAGGGGCCCTGGTGGCGTTCGCGTCACCAGAGCCCCGCGCGCGTGCGCGTACGGTGTGCGGCCGGACGGCCGCCGACAGCGCGCCGACGGGCCGTCTACTCGGCGGACACCACCGTGACTTCGCCGATACCGAGCGCCTCGACGGGCTCCTTGATCTGCGCCGCGTCGCCGACCAGGACGGTCACGAGGCGGTCCACCGGAAAGGCGTTCACTACCGCCGCGGTCGCCTCCACGGTGCCGGTGGCGGCGAGCCGCCGGTACAGCTCGGCCTGGTAGTCGTCGGGCAGGTGCTGCTCCACCTGGTCGGCGAGGGTGTCGGCGACAGCCGCGGCGGTCTCGTACTTGAGCGGTGCCACGCCCACCAGGTTCTGCACGGCGACGTCGCGTTCGGCGTCGGTGAGGCCCTCCGCGGCGAGGGTGCTCAGCACCGTCCACAGGTCCTGCAGGGCAGGGCCTGTGTTCGGGGTGTCGACGGAACCGCTGATGGCG comes from the Streptomyces sp. KMM 9044 genome and includes:
- a CDS encoding bifunctional acetate--CoA ligase family protein/GNAT family N-acetyltransferase — translated: MQTSSDRHEYPAHWEADVVLRDGGTARVRPITVDDAERLVSFYEQVSDESKYYRFFAPYPRLSAKDVHRFTHHDFVDRVGLAATVGGEFIATVRYDRIGPDGAPASGPADEAEVAFLVQDAHQGRGIASALLEHIAAVARERGIRRFAAEVLPANSKMIKVFTDAGYTQKRSFEDGVVRLEFGLEPTDRSLAVQQAREQRAEARSVRRLLAPGSVVVIGAGRAPGGVGRGLLDNIRAAGYTGRLYAVNKALPPEQKELDGAAGVPAHRSVREIDGPVDLAVVAVPAGHVPEVVAECGEHGVQGLVVVSAGYADAGPDGRERQRALVRQARSYGMRIVGPNAFGVINTSPDVRLNASLAPQTPRSGRIGLFAQSGAIGIALLSRLHRRGGGVTGVTGVSTFVSSGNRADVSGNDVLQYWDDDPDTDVVLMYLESIGNPRKFTRLARRTAAAKPLVVVQGARHGSGPRGHAVRATRLSHATVSALLRQAGVIRVDTITELVDAGLLLARQPLPSGPRVAILGNSESLGLLTYDACLTEGLRPHPPLDLTTGASAADFHAALSLALADDTCDAVVVTAIPALGEPPADDAALAGALRSAAVATPSKPVLVVHVELGGLAEALSAAAGTAPQPTPAAENPPGAQNPGSAPSAGQRPATPGAPSAAGPAAPGSPGPATPSTPVSLPEDAHLIPAYPAAERAVRALAHSVAYAQWRRDAADPGKVPAYEDIDERSAAALIDAQLTRGESLTPGPEETCALLGAYGIHVHRALPAPTADAAVEAARTLGRPVALKVTAPHLRHRADLGGVRLDIVDEEQLRRAYAELTQQLGTPEELRLVVQRMAPRGVDTIVRAVIDPAAGAALSFGLAGPPSQLLGDMAHRLIPVTDREATSLVRSIRTAPLLFGWRGSAPVDTPALEELLLRVSRLVDDHPEVVEADLEPVVVATRGVSVLGASVRLAPPPARDDLGPRTLPAY
- a CDS encoding HPr family phosphocarrier protein, with amino-acid sequence MAERRVNVGWAEGLHARPASIFVRSATATGVPVTIAKAGGNPVNAASMLAVLGLGAQGGEEIVLASDAEGADAALDRLAKLVSEGLEELPETV
- a CDS encoding GntR family transcriptional regulator, translated to MRIPAHSVCTAIRDDIVSGVYERGGRLTEELLARRYGVSRVPVREALRTLEAEGFVVTRRHAGACVAEPTEQEAADLLEMRLLLEPLGALRAAQRRTEAHLKVLRGLVRLGQERARQGSSDDLRSLGGWFHETLAQASGSPALTSTLIQFRHKIGWMYEVRGTRDPMECWAEHGAIVDAVVRGDGERARAVMALHTERATAAHRLRFTARADRTARPERVRNSQHPVNTPSLRH
- a CDS encoding M23 family metallopeptidase; protein product: MAFTRATGKHRRPSRVHRGTAKAAGVAALTSTGVIGSLSAPALAAEPAAQTGLTPVVTMGDEVAARVDAQASAQHEAAREAAQAAARVAAEEAAREKAAEAAAKAREAEERAAREAERKRLNTFVSPIAGSYVSTGYLSGGAVWSSGTHTGVDFHAASGTPVLSVGMGTVVEAGWGGAYGNQVVIKMHDGTYTQYGHLSSVGVSVGQQVTPGQQIGVSGATGNVTGAHLHFEARTTAEYGSDIDPVAYLRAHGANV